One window of the Mixophyes fleayi isolate aMixFle1 chromosome 6, aMixFle1.hap1, whole genome shotgun sequence genome contains the following:
- the GJD3 gene encoding gap junction delta-3 protein → MGEWGFLSSLLDAVQEHSPMVGRFWLVVMLIFRILILATVGSDMFDDEQEEFVCNTMQPGCRQVCYDQAFPISHYRFWVFHIVLLSAPAVLFVIYSMHQNTKMGRDAEEEEAAQHGQQTSIRTKLKSEQRGRHIRTFYIVNVVMRILAEVGFLVGQWLLYGFKVAPEYVCVRLPCPHTVDCFVSRPTEKTIFLQFYFVVGVISALLSLSELLHILLKGKCRSRDGLGPSPPPAYERDNWSNREHERTNHFLLQRQTNDDRRASGAGGHRLSIAYPPGSAYKLKVTPSSAISSKSSRLIKGDLTV, encoded by the coding sequence ATGGGGGAGTGGGGCTTTCTGAGCTCGTTGTTAGATGCAGTCCAGGAGCACTCTCCCATGGTGGGACGATTCTGGCTGGTGGTGATGCTGATCTTCCGGATACTGATCCTAGCCACGGTGGGCAGCGATATGTTTGATGATGAACAGGAAGAATTTGTGTGCAACACTATGCAGCCTGGCTGTCGACAGGTGTGTTATGACCAAGCTTTTCCCATCTCACACTATCGCTTCTGGGTTTTCCACATTGTGCTGCTATCTGCTCCAGCGGTGCTATTTGTCATTTATTCCATGCACCAGAATACAAAGATGGGAAGAGATGCGGAGGAAGAAGAGGCAGCACAACATGGGCAGCAGACCAGCATAAGGACCAAATTAAAGTCTGAGCAGCGCGGGCGCCATATACGCACGTTCTACATCGTCAATGTGGTGATGAGGATATTGGCAGAGGTGGGTTTTCTAGTGGGACAGTGGCTTCTTTATGGGTTCAAAGTAGCCCCAGAGTATGTTTGTGTGCGTTTACCTTGCCCACACACAGTGGACTGCTTTGTGTCCAGGCCCACGGAGAAAACCATATTTCTCCAGTTCTACTTTGTGGTGGGGGTCATCTCGGCACTTCTCAGCCTGTCTGAACTGCTGCACATTCTGCTGAAAGGTAAATGTCGGTCCAGGGATGGATTAGGACCTAGTCCACCTCCAGCTTATGAGAGGGATAACTGGTCAAACAGAGAACACGAAAGGACAAATCACTTTCTTCTTCAACGACAGACTAATGATGATCGGAGGGCTAGTGGGGCAGGTGGCCACCGACTTTCCATTGCATACCCTCCTGGCAGCGCATACAAACTGAAAGTGACCCCTAGCTCAGCCATCAGTAGCAAATCATCCAGATTGATCAAAGGGGACTTAACTGTATAG